AAACAGACCGCCGTGCGGCGCCATCAGTTTCGCGCCGATCGCCATCGAGATCGCGCCGGTCACCGCGCCGCCAACGATACAGCATGGCAGTACGCGCATCGGATCACGCGCCGCAAACGGAATCGCACCTTCCGAGATAAAGCACAGACCAAGAACCAGCGCCGCTTTGCCGCCTTCCTGCTGTCCTTTATTAAACTTACGACGCGCAACCAGCGTTGCCAGACCCATCGCCAGCGGTGGAACCATACCGGCCGCCATAATCGCCGCCATCGGCGCATAGGTTTGCGAACTCAGCAGACCCACACCAAAGGCATAGGCGACTTTATTTACCGGCCCCCCCATATCGGTACACATCATGCCACCAAGGATCGCGCCCAGCAGTACCGCATTCGCCGTACCCATATTCGCCAGCCAGCTGGTCAGACCGCTCATAATGCCCGCAACAGGTTTACCCACCACATAGATCATCAGTAAACCGGTGATCAGGCTGGCAAACAGCGGGATAATCAGAATCGGCTTCAGCGCTTCCATACTTTGCGGCAGTTTGACCTTGCCGCTAATCAGTCTGGCGGTGTAACCGGCAATAAAACCGGCGATAATACCGCCGAGGAAACCGGCATTAATACTGGTAGCCAGCATACCGCCAATCAGTCCTGGCGTCAGACCCGGACGGTCAGCAATCGAGAAAGCGATATAACCCGCCAGCACCGGCACCATTAAGGCAAAGGCGCTGCCGCCACCGATTTGCATCAGCGCAGCGGCCAGCGTTCCCGGTTCTTTAAAGGCGGTAATACCAAACGCAAAGGAGAGCGCGATACACAGACCACCGGCCACCACCATTGGCAACATATAAGAGACGCCGGTCAGCAGGTGACGATAAGCGCCTGTACTCTCCTGTTTCTGCTCGCCCTGTGATGCCTGGTTGCCGCTCTTCGGCTGATAAGGTCTGGCTTCCGCCACCGCTTTATCCAGCTCCTGCGCCGTTTTCTTCAGCGCCAGACCGGTTGAGGTGCGATACATCGGCTTACCGGCAAATTTCGCCAGATCCACTTCAATATCCGCCGCCACAATCACCAGATCGGCCGCCGCCACTTCTTCAGCAGTAATCGCATTACCGGCGCCGACTGAGCCGCGGGTTTCCACTTTTACCCACCAGCCGCGTCTGGTCGCTTCCGTCTGGATCGCTTCCGCGGCCATAAAGGTGTGCGCCACACCGGTAGGACAGGCGGTAATCGCCACAATACGTTTCGGGCCAGTCGCGGAAGGAGCCGCCACCGGCGCCGCAGCAACCGCTGCTGGCGCCTGGTAAGGTTTAGCCTGCGCCTGCGCGGTAGCAAGGAACGCTTCCGGCTGACGTAGCGCCTGTTCGATATCGCCCAGATAGACCGCTTTGCCGTTTAGCGCGCCGTCAGCAGGTACGGTTTTACCCGCCACTGCCACCAGCCCGGCTTCTGCCGGATTATCCGTCAGCGCCAGGCCAGCTTTCGCCGCCGCTGCGGTAAGTAAATTTTTTGCCAGGTAGCTGGTTGCCAGGCCCAGCGAGGTATCGATTATCAGCAGCGTTTTCATTTTGCCTTCTCCTGCTGTTAGTTAAAGGGTTTCAGGTCGACGCGCGCCATCATTGCGGCCAACTGGGTACGATCGGTAACACCAACATTACTTTGACTGACGGCCATCGCCGCAACGGCAGTTGCCAGCCGCAGCGTATGCTCACTGGACTCACGCATCAGCAGACCATAAATCAGGCCACCGACCATCGAATCGCCAGCACCGACGGTACTGACCACTTCACAGGCTGGCGGTTTAGCAATCCACTCGCCGGAAGCATTCACCCACAGCGCACCTTCGGCGCCGAGGGAAATCACCACATGGGCAATGCCCTGCTCACGCAATGCATGGGCAGCTTCAATCACATCCTGCAGCGTCGGCAGTTTGCGTCCGGCCCAGATTTCCAGCTCACGACGGTTAGGCTTCACCAGCCATGGCGCCGCTTTCAGTCCCGCCACCAGCGCTTCGCGGCTGCTGTCGAAAATAATGCATGGACACAGCGTGCGCAGGGTTGTCATCCATTCGGTAAAGGCTTCCGGCGCCACGCCAGCCGGTAAACTACCGCTGACGCAGACCATATCAAACTGACCAAGCCAGCTTAATGAATCGGCACTGAAGCGCTCCCAGTCCTGCGCACTGACATCAAAACCAGAGAAGTTCAGATCAGTGACATCGCCGCCTTTCTCGGTCAGCTTTACGTTGATACGGGTACGGCCCGCCACGACCTGAAAACGGTTAGCAATACCTAACTCGCTGAACAGTTGCTGGAAGCCATCCTGATTATCTTTGCCGAGAAAGCCGCCAACAGTGACGTCAATGCCCAAATCTTTCAGCACCTTCGCTACGTTAATCCCTTTGCCTGCGGCATGCAGACCGGTGGTTTTCACCAGGTTAACTTCACCACGTTCAATCTCATCGGTATAACCGACCAGGTCATAAGCCGGATTCAGGGTAATAGTTGCGACGCGTCTGCTCATGCTGCCCCCTCGCCCAGACCGGCGGCGATGGCTTCTTCAATGGCATCCAGCGCCTGCTGTGCATCTTCACCGCTGGCGGTAAAGCGCAGGCGGTGACCTTTTTTCACCCCCAGCGCCACCACTTTCATCAGGCTGCGACCGTTAGCTGGTTTACCGCTGCCATCAAGGTTGGTCACGGTGATATCGCTGTTAAACTGTTTGATCACGCTGACCAGCGCAGTGCCCGGACGCGCATGTAAACCATGCTCGTTGCGGATCGTAAATTCTGCAGTCAGCACATCCGCCTGCTCGTCGACTTCGCTGGTTAACAGCGCCAGTACCCCGGCGGCATCAGCGGTTAGCAGACGTTCGGCTTTCTGATTAATCAGCAGATCGCTTAAATAGTTCAGCACTTTCAGCGGCTGGTCATCGGTGACCGCAACGGTAATCAGCAACGCGGCTTTTTCACCCGCCACATCAAAAGCGTTCGCGGCACGACTTACCGCCACGGCGCTGACCAGATTACCGACTGTACTGTCGCTCAGCCATATACCCTGCCCCAGATTCAGCGGCTGCGAGGAGATCACGCTGCTGACAAAGCTGGCGTCCACCGCACCCGCCTGTTGCAGACGACCGGCGTTCAGCGCCTGTAACGTCATCAGATCGCTGGCGGCGACATCAAGCGCAATCAGGCTGTTATCAAATTTAAATTCCGCAGCCTGTTTCTCGCCCATCAGGATGCTGCGCAACTCTTCAGCGGAAGTGGTGGTTTTCAGCTGTTCAGCTACGC
This is a stretch of genomic DNA from Winslowiella toletana. It encodes these proteins:
- the fruA gene encoding PTS fructose transporter subunit IIBC; its protein translation is MKTLLIIDTSLGLATSYLAKNLLTAAAAKAGLALTDNPAEAGLVAVAGKTVPADGALNGKAVYLGDIEQALRQPEAFLATAQAQAKPYQAPAAVAAAPVAAPSATGPKRIVAITACPTGVAHTFMAAEAIQTEATRRGWWVKVETRGSVGAGNAITAEEVAAADLVIVAADIEVDLAKFAGKPMYRTSTGLALKKTAQELDKAVAEARPYQPKSGNQASQGEQKQESTGAYRHLLTGVSYMLPMVVAGGLCIALSFAFGITAFKEPGTLAAALMQIGGGSAFALMVPVLAGYIAFSIADRPGLTPGLIGGMLATSINAGFLGGIIAGFIAGYTARLISGKVKLPQSMEALKPILIIPLFASLITGLLMIYVVGKPVAGIMSGLTSWLANMGTANAVLLGAILGGMMCTDMGGPVNKVAYAFGVGLLSSQTYAPMAAIMAAGMVPPLAMGLATLVARRKFNKGQQEGGKAALVLGLCFISEGAIPFAARDPMRVLPCCIVGGAVTGAISMAIGAKLMAPHGGLFVLLIPGAITPVVGYLLAIIAGTLLAGLGYAILKRPEAEAELAKA
- the fruK gene encoding 1-phosphofructokinase; the encoded protein is MSRRVATITLNPAYDLVGYTDEIERGEVNLVKTTGLHAAGKGINVAKVLKDLGIDVTVGGFLGKDNQDGFQQLFSELGIANRFQVVAGRTRINVKLTEKGGDVTDLNFSGFDVSAQDWERFSADSLSWLGQFDMVCVSGSLPAGVAPEAFTEWMTTLRTLCPCIIFDSSREALVAGLKAAPWLVKPNRRELEIWAGRKLPTLQDVIEAAHALREQGIAHVVISLGAEGALWVNASGEWIAKPPACEVVSTVGAGDSMVGGLIYGLLMRESSEHTLRLATAVAAMAVSQSNVGVTDRTQLAAMMARVDLKPFN
- the fruB gene encoding fused PTS fructose transporter subunit IIA/HPr protein, which codes for MFQLDLKAIHTGASATNKEDAIRQVAAALAAAGNVSEAYVDGMLTRETQTSTYLGNGIAIPHGTTDTRDLVLETGVQVFQFPQGIAWGDDQTAYVAIGIAARSDEHLALLRQLTHVLSDDSVAEQLKTTTSAEELRSILMGEKQAAEFKFDNSLIALDVAASDLMTLQALNAGRLQQAGAVDASFVSSVISSQPLNLGQGIWLSDSTVGNLVSAVAVSRAANAFDVAGEKAALLITVAVTDDQPLKVLNYLSDLLINQKAERLLTADAAGVLALLTSEVDEQADVLTAEFTIRNEHGLHARPGTALVSVIKQFNSDITVTNLDGSGKPANGRSLMKVVALGVKKGHRLRFTASGEDAQQALDAIEEAIAAGLGEGAA